The following coding sequences lie in one Candidatus Eremiobacterota bacterium genomic window:
- a CDS encoding PAS domain-containing protein — MTSLEWSLLALLVGAALGFALSRLSKGTEAIAPVAEPPPAREAPAPHAGVDSGLARIVRALPLGVVLVDRSCRVEFANVAAGTIFGFDPGRATNVHVIQAIPNVELERRIGDALRGEASVAPVMLTSASGQRTYRVSVYPLTEENEDAGRVVVFADDQTALLALDRARKEFLSNVSHELRTPLSSIKLMLETVLEAPEEEARDLFVPQALTQVDRLAALVGQLLEQARAESGQLQLNIRDVDLEEVARPIVASFDQQASNKGVNLEFSALRPVRVEADPDRLAQVFVNLIDNALRHTPGGGRIRVELDARDSDAVLRVRDTGDGIPYRDLPHIFERFYVVDRSRTRGSGGAGLGLAIVKGIVDAHGGAISAESMLGRGTAFTIRLPIMRIKRETA; from the coding sequence TTGACGTCGCTCGAGTGGTCGCTGCTGGCGTTGCTCGTAGGCGCGGCGCTCGGTTTCGCGCTGTCGCGTCTTTCCAAAGGAACCGAGGCGATCGCCCCCGTTGCAGAGCCACCGCCGGCACGGGAAGCACCCGCGCCCCACGCCGGCGTCGATAGCGGCCTGGCGCGAATCGTTCGCGCCCTTCCGCTCGGCGTCGTGCTCGTCGACCGCTCGTGTCGAGTCGAGTTTGCGAACGTTGCTGCCGGCACGATTTTCGGCTTCGATCCGGGGCGCGCGACGAACGTGCACGTCATCCAAGCGATACCCAATGTGGAGTTGGAGCGACGAATCGGCGACGCCTTGCGCGGCGAAGCCTCGGTTGCGCCGGTCATGCTCACGAGTGCGTCGGGTCAGCGGACCTATCGCGTCTCGGTTTACCCGCTCACCGAAGAGAACGAGGATGCTGGGCGCGTCGTCGTATTTGCCGACGATCAGACCGCATTGCTTGCGCTCGATCGAGCCCGCAAGGAGTTCCTTTCAAACGTTTCCCACGAGTTGCGCACGCCGCTTTCGTCGATCAAACTGATGCTCGAGACCGTCCTCGAAGCCCCCGAAGAAGAAGCGCGCGATCTTTTTGTGCCGCAGGCGCTTACCCAGGTCGACCGGCTCGCCGCGCTCGTTGGCCAGCTGCTCGAACAGGCCCGGGCCGAGTCGGGGCAACTCCAGCTCAACATACGCGACGTCGATCTTGAAGAGGTGGCGCGACCGATCGTCGCCTCGTTCGACCAGCAGGCATCGAACAAAGGCGTCAACCTCGAGTTCTCGGCGTTGCGACCGGTGCGCGTCGAAGCCGATCCCGATCGGCTGGCCCAAGTCTTCGTCAATCTGATTGACAACGCACTTCGCCATACCCCGGGAGGCGGTCGCATCCGTGTCGAGCTCGACGCGCGCGATAGCGACGCCGTACTACGCGTTCGCGATACCGGCGACGGAATTCCGTATCGCGATCTACCCCATATTTTCGAACGCTTTTACGTCGTCGACCGCTCCCGAACGCGCGGCAGCGGCGGCGCCGGTTTAGGCTTGGCCATCGTGAAGGGCATCGTCGATGCGCACGGGGGAGCGATTTCCGCAGAATCGATGTTGGGGCGCGGCACCGCATTCACGATTCGTCTACCGATCATGCGCATTAAACGAGAAACCGCGTAG
- a CDS encoding copper amine oxidase N-terminal domain-containing protein, which produces MLRLASAALIIAAMALGGTSVALAETQATPVAQTSSPPAADFGAPPSGQIPILYNDRHVYANPDVLKQGRVLAALARGGTIYVPLRSMFEQMGATVSYDPGSKTATVSKAGAEVVVTVGKPEVVINGESRPLDVPPIIYHGDVLVPIRVISEGMGGYVQWVPDRHIVVVRYLAATPPPTEAPPPPPPPVPEATVAPPPPPTPNPLTLGGYFRSYYFTRQNATNNPGTQFDFAPGAKYNSNGVNQATWANAIALHGDYAWPDTGWHVGGTYLYSTSFGSCAVPANNAKGAECVSQVPPNTNQDETLPPFALSTFYEGYFGYNAHGFNGEAGNVLFVSPWANPADSRLKPAAFQGAYLSYTTPSNWTIEGADMFTFENRTSSSFTQQTLLTSFPAGNNGMAPNIYNPGGVGINTNGFAMGKLGYGKPTGPGFSADGYFYGVSDLVNMWWGDGKYTFNGPAAPYIALQGGTESNAGVSYIGKVDSQVFGAQIGANVTKNILLTVGYDQIPWKTDSIFLPKDVTCSNSNYQVTAKGATLAYFLPLNTAQCFTNPNGTTNIYYGGWASPYTDNYDSDPLFTTSVTQGQVDRRAPGSSYKVGLQYTSTNQKFIFIAADAWYNYGNALAPEMTNIWSLDGRYRFGHVGKGPYHGLVLRDRYIQRSLTNTFCGAAGTTSCPAGSTLGASEFGGLPLFKYNRAQLEYDF; this is translated from the coding sequence ATGCTAAGGCTAGCAAGCGCCGCGCTGATCATAGCGGCGATGGCTCTTGGCGGCACGTCGGTCGCGCTGGCGGAAACGCAGGCAACACCAGTCGCGCAGACGAGCTCGCCCCCGGCCGCCGACTTCGGCGCGCCTCCCTCAGGTCAGATTCCCATCCTTTACAACGACCGGCACGTCTACGCCAATCCGGACGTGCTCAAGCAAGGTCGAGTGCTCGCCGCGCTGGCCCGCGGCGGAACGATCTACGTCCCGCTGCGCTCGATGTTCGAGCAAATGGGCGCCACGGTGTCATACGATCCCGGCAGCAAGACCGCTACCGTCTCGAAAGCCGGGGCGGAAGTGGTCGTAACCGTCGGCAAGCCCGAAGTCGTGATCAACGGCGAGTCGCGGCCGCTCGACGTCCCACCGATCATCTATCACGGCGACGTTCTCGTTCCGATTCGCGTGATCTCCGAAGGTATGGGCGGCTACGTGCAGTGGGTGCCGGACCGCCATATTGTGGTGGTGCGCTACCTTGCGGCGACGCCGCCGCCGACCGAAGCTCCGCCGCCGCCACCGCCGCCGGTTCCCGAAGCGACGGTCGCGCCGCCTCCGCCCCCAACTCCCAATCCGCTCACGCTTGGCGGCTATTTCCGTTCGTACTATTTCACGCGCCAGAACGCAACGAACAATCCAGGTACCCAGTTCGACTTCGCACCCGGTGCGAAATACAACTCAAACGGCGTCAATCAGGCGACGTGGGCAAACGCGATCGCCTTGCATGGAGACTATGCGTGGCCCGATACCGGGTGGCACGTCGGCGGCACGTATCTCTACTCCACGTCGTTTGGTTCGTGCGCAGTTCCGGCAAACAACGCCAAGGGCGCCGAATGCGTTTCGCAGGTTCCTCCCAACACCAATCAGGACGAGACGCTGCCCCCGTTTGCCTTGAGCACGTTCTACGAAGGTTATTTCGGATACAACGCTCACGGTTTTAACGGCGAAGCCGGTAACGTGCTCTTTGTTTCTCCGTGGGCGAACCCCGCGGATTCGCGTTTGAAGCCGGCGGCGTTTCAAGGCGCTTATCTGAGCTATACGACACCGTCGAACTGGACCATCGAAGGCGCCGACATGTTCACGTTCGAGAACCGCACGAGCTCGTCGTTCACGCAGCAAACGTTGCTGACGAGTTTTCCGGCGGGCAACAACGGCATGGCGCCCAACATCTACAATCCCGGCGGCGTGGGCATCAATACCAACGGCTTCGCGATGGGCAAGCTTGGCTATGGGAAACCGACGGGTCCGGGATTTTCGGCCGACGGATACTTTTACGGCGTCAGCGACCTCGTCAATATGTGGTGGGGCGACGGCAAGTATACGTTTAACGGCCCGGCGGCACCCTATATCGCGCTGCAGGGTGGCACCGAGAGCAATGCCGGCGTCTCTTATATCGGGAAGGTCGATAGCCAGGTTTTCGGCGCTCAGATCGGCGCCAACGTCACCAAGAACATTCTCTTGACGGTCGGCTACGATCAAATTCCATGGAAAACCGATTCGATCTTTCTTCCGAAAGACGTAACCTGCAGCAACTCCAACTATCAAGTGACGGCGAAGGGTGCGACCCTCGCGTACTTCCTTCCGCTCAACACGGCCCAGTGCTTCACGAATCCGAACGGGACGACCAACATTTACTACGGCGGCTGGGCGAGTCCGTACACCGATAACTACGATAGCGACCCGCTCTTTACGACGAGTGTGACTCAAGGCCAGGTTGACCGGCGCGCGCCGGGCTCGTCGTATAAAGTTGGACTCCAATACACGTCGACCAACCAGAAGTTCATTTTCATCGCCGCCGACGCGTGGTATAACTACGGCAATGCGCTGGCTCCCGAGATGACGAACATTTGGTCGCTCGACGGGCGCTATCGTTTCGGTCACGTTGGAAAAGGACCGTACCACGGTCTGGTGCTGCGCGACCGGTACATTCAGCGCTCGCTTACGAACACGTTCTGTGGTGCAGCCGGAACGACCAGCTGTCCCGCGGGCTCGACACTCGGCGCATCGGAGTTCGGCGGCCTGCCGCTCTTCAAGTACAATCGCGCTCAACTCGAGTACGATTTCTAA
- a CDS encoding fructose-bisphosphate aldolase has translation MTATAAPTIARPTFNEMNLSTGKRTRLHRLMYEHGPANGTLMMLPIDQGLEHGPVDFFDNPDAIDTDWIYRLAVEGNFSGIALHIGLAEKYQQQYAGRVPLLLKVNGKTNIPPDDEAFSPLTSSVEDAVRLGADAVGYTLYVGSPAQELDLAQCNDVRRECDRYGMPLVVWAYPRGSAVRSKGGIESLYAVDYAARVACELGADVIKLNEPVWKSDDAAKLPKPYNTLEFTDVEGLRRVVKSAGRSLVLVSGGSKMGDDATIHKAHVAMAAGCVGLIFGRNMWQRNWDQALSMASSIHDVMKGYGQQQ, from the coding sequence ATGACAGCAACTGCCGCTCCGACGATCGCGCGCCCCACATTCAACGAGATGAACCTCTCGACGGGTAAGCGTACGCGCCTGCACCGATTGATGTACGAGCACGGCCCTGCGAACGGCACCTTGATGATGCTGCCAATCGACCAAGGGCTCGAACACGGGCCGGTCGACTTCTTCGACAACCCCGATGCGATTGATACGGATTGGATCTATCGGCTCGCCGTCGAGGGAAACTTTTCGGGAATCGCGCTCCACATTGGGCTAGCGGAGAAATATCAGCAGCAGTACGCGGGCCGCGTGCCGCTCTTGCTGAAGGTCAACGGAAAGACGAACATCCCGCCCGACGACGAGGCCTTCAGCCCCCTAACTTCTTCGGTCGAAGACGCCGTTCGGCTCGGTGCCGACGCCGTCGGCTATACGCTGTACGTCGGCAGCCCAGCGCAAGAGCTCGACCTCGCGCAATGCAACGACGTGCGGCGCGAGTGCGACCGTTACGGCATGCCGCTCGTCGTCTGGGCCTACCCGCGCGGCTCGGCCGTGCGGTCAAAAGGCGGAATCGAGTCGCTCTACGCTGTCGATTATGCGGCGCGTGTCGCGTGCGAGTTGGGAGCCGACGTTATCAAGCTCAACGAGCCGGTTTGGAAATCGGACGATGCCGCGAAACTGCCAAAGCCATACAACACGCTCGAATTTACCGATGTGGAAGGACTGCGCAGAGTCGTCAAGTCGGCGGGGCGCAGCCTCGTGCTCGTCTCAGGCGGCAGCAAGATGGGCGACGACGCGACGATTCACAAGGCCCACGTCGCGATGGCTGCCGGCTGCGTCGGGCTGATCTTCGGCCGCAACATGTGGCAGCGCAACTGGGACCAGGCGCTCTCCATGGCATCGAGCATCCACGACGTCATGAAAGGCTACGGCCAACAACAGTAA
- a CDS encoding GlsB/YeaQ/YmgE family stress response membrane protein yields the protein MGILAWIIFGLIVGLVARWLVPGEAPGGILVDIVVGVIGAVVGGWLYGLFGHVGVTGFNLPSMVCALIGAIVLLWLLRAIRGRPAV from the coding sequence ATGGGAATTCTTGCCTGGATCATTTTTGGCCTGATCGTCGGCCTCGTCGCTCGCTGGCTCGTCCCCGGCGAAGCGCCCGGCGGCATCCTTGTCGACATCGTCGTCGGAGTTATCGGCGCGGTGGTCGGCGGGTGGCTGTATGGCTTGTTCGGCCACGTCGGTGTGACGGGATTCAATCTGCCGAGCATGGTCTGCGCGCTCATTGGCGCAATAGTTCTGCTCTGGTTGTTGCGCGCGATTCGAGGCCGTCCAGCGGTCTGA
- a CDS encoding NAD(P)-dependent oxidoreductase — translation MMAPPSPNSEGYPEPTPKGPLVIARIGFIGLGTMGEPMAAALRRAGFDVIASAHRRRDALDRLRSHGVREAANPAAVAEDADAVILSVPDAPDVEDAIFGLHGVAAGAKPGLLVIDTSTISPVASRHVAGRLAERGIDFADAPVSGGPVRAAAGTLTIMVGASSSVFSRSQPLLRALGTAHHLGPVGMGETVKLVNQIIIANVMIANAEALVFAKRAGANLAAVQGVLASATASNYILEQWLPKTWLAGTFEGGFALDLLRKDLAAALDAARAIDYPMPATGLAYQLYTTRSAKGDGALDYSAIVRVYESNARGKTPAYAAGQDAGVQ, via the coding sequence ATGATGGCGCCGCCTTCGCCGAACTCCGAAGGTTATCCTGAGCCCACGCCCAAAGGGCCGCTCGTGATTGCGCGCATCGGGTTCATCGGACTGGGTACGATGGGCGAGCCAATGGCTGCGGCATTGCGGCGGGCCGGATTCGACGTCATCGCCAGCGCGCACCGCCGGCGCGACGCACTCGACCGTTTGCGATCGCATGGCGTCCGCGAAGCGGCGAACCCTGCTGCGGTCGCCGAAGATGCCGACGCGGTAATTCTCTCGGTCCCCGACGCGCCCGACGTCGAAGATGCGATCTTCGGATTGCACGGCGTCGCGGCGGGAGCCAAGCCGGGGCTTCTGGTGATCGATACGTCGACGATTTCTCCCGTAGCCTCACGGCACGTCGCCGGCCGCTTGGCCGAGCGTGGCATCGATTTCGCCGACGCTCCGGTGAGCGGTGGGCCGGTCCGCGCGGCGGCCGGCACACTGACGATCATGGTCGGGGCTTCGTCGAGTGTCTTCTCCCGCTCGCAGCCCCTACTGCGCGCGCTGGGCACGGCGCATCACCTTGGTCCGGTGGGGATGGGTGAAACCGTTAAACTAGTCAATCAGATCATCATCGCCAATGTGATGATCGCCAATGCCGAGGCGCTTGTCTTCGCGAAGCGAGCCGGTGCCAATCTCGCCGCGGTGCAAGGCGTGCTCGCGTCGGCGACCGCTTCAAATTATATCCTCGAACAATGGTTGCCCAAGACCTGGCTCGCCGGTACCTTTGAGGGAGGATTCGCCCTCGATCTTCTGCGTAAAGACCTCGCCGCCGCGCTCGACGCGGCGCGCGCAATCGATTACCCGATGCCGGCGACGGGGCTGGCCTACCAACTCTATACCACTCGCTCCGCAAAAGGGGACGGCGCGTTGGATTACAGCGCGATAGTGAGAGTTTATGAATCTAACGCAAGAGGCAAAACCCCCGCGTACGCCGCTGGGCAAGACGCCGGAGTTCAATAA
- a CDS encoding SIMPL domain-containing protein, which translates to MKRTLICLLVAFSALGSAAAAAPPSATEITASGSGSIALAPDMATVNASVETNAAQAQDAIADNNARYDRVVAALVKIGIARADISLSYYNVNYNPPPKVVPATSEERYGYTVSRSFSIKVRAIASAGRVSDACIAAGATAVNGVSFGLADPSAAREQAIAKAVTAARSSAEALARAAALRIVSMKSIELTSGEYGGPQPLMMAKVAGPTQFDQSNVNVSVSVSIIFFAEPY; encoded by the coding sequence ATGAAGCGAACTCTCATTTGCCTGCTCGTCGCGTTCTCGGCGCTCGGTTCGGCCGCGGCCGCCGCCCCACCATCCGCGACTGAAATCACCGCTTCTGGAAGCGGCAGCATCGCGCTGGCCCCCGATATGGCGACGGTGAACGCGAGCGTCGAAACTAACGCGGCGCAAGCGCAAGATGCAATCGCCGACAATAACGCGCGCTACGACCGCGTCGTGGCGGCGCTGGTGAAAATCGGAATCGCGCGCGCGGATATTTCTCTTTCGTACTACAACGTCAATTACAATCCGCCGCCCAAGGTCGTTCCGGCAACGTCGGAAGAGCGCTACGGCTACACCGTTTCGCGCAGCTTTTCGATAAAGGTTCGCGCAATCGCGTCGGCCGGGCGCGTGAGCGACGCGTGCATTGCGGCCGGCGCGACCGCCGTCAACGGCGTAAGCTTCGGCCTCGCCGATCCAAGTGCCGCGCGCGAACAAGCGATCGCCAAAGCCGTGACCGCCGCCAGGAGCAGCGCAGAAGCGCTTGCTCGGGCCGCGGCGTTGCGAATCGTCTCCATGAAGAGCATCGAGCTCACGAGCGGCGAGTATGGTGGGCCGCAGCCGTTGATGATGGCAAAGGTTGCCGGGCCGACGCAATTCGACCAATCGAATGTCAACGTCAGCGTATCGGTCAGCATCATTTTCTTCGCCGAGCCATACTAA
- a CDS encoding phosphate ABC transporter ATP-binding protein — protein MFADAAEPPALSTQTKINVDRLDVYYGAFHAIRNASLDVPAHRVMALIGPSGCGKSTFIRALNRMHDLTPGARVEGKVMLDDQDIYAPDIDPVTIRYRIGMVFQRPNPFPKSIFDNVVYGPRLHGERESKALMETCERSLRQAALWEEVKDRLDRSALALSGGQQQRLCIARCLAIDPEVILMDEPASALDPIATGKIEDLIEDLKRLYTVVIVTHSMQQAARISDNTAFFLLGELVEAGTTATIFTKPRDKRTEDYITGRFG, from the coding sequence ATGTTTGCAGACGCCGCAGAGCCGCCTGCCCTCTCGACGCAGACGAAGATCAACGTCGACCGCCTCGACGTGTATTATGGCGCGTTTCACGCAATCAGAAATGCGTCGCTCGACGTGCCGGCGCATCGCGTGATGGCGCTCATCGGTCCCTCGGGTTGCGGGAAGTCCACGTTCATCCGCGCTCTCAATCGGATGCACGACCTGACGCCTGGCGCTCGCGTCGAGGGCAAGGTGATGCTCGACGATCAAGACATCTATGCCCCCGATATCGATCCGGTGACGATCCGCTATCGTATTGGAATGGTCTTCCAACGACCGAATCCGTTTCCCAAATCAATCTTCGATAACGTTGTCTACGGGCCGCGCCTCCACGGCGAGCGCGAGTCGAAGGCGCTGATGGAAACTTGCGAACGCAGTCTGCGTCAGGCCGCGCTCTGGGAGGAAGTCAAAGATCGCTTGGATCGGTCGGCCCTCGCGCTCTCGGGCGGCCAACAGCAGCGGCTTTGCATCGCCCGGTGCCTGGCGATCGATCCTGAAGTAATCCTCATGGACGAGCCCGCCTCGGCGCTGGATCCGATTGCAACGGGGAAGATCGAAGATCTGATCGAGGATCTCAAACGCCTCTATACCGTGGTGATCGTCACGCATTCGATGCAACAGGCGGCCCGGATTAGCGACAACACGGCCTTCTTTCTGCTCGGCGAACTCGTGGAGGCCGGCACCACCGCAACGATCTTTACCAAACCCCGAGATAAGCGTACCGAAGACTACATTACCGGCCGTTTCGGGTAG
- a CDS encoding 4Fe-4S dicluster domain-containing protein — protein MAYVITEPCIGTKDKSCVDVCPVDCIHGKDDDEMLYIDPEVCIDCGACVSACPVEAIFADSDVPEKWQNYTGINAEYFKK, from the coding sequence ATGGCCTACGTCATCACCGAGCCGTGCATCGGCACTAAAGATAAATCGTGCGTCGACGTCTGTCCGGTCGATTGCATTCACGGCAAGGATGACGACGAGATGCTCTACATCGACCCGGAAGTCTGTATCGACTGTGGCGCTTGCGTTTCGGCGTGTCCGGTAGAGGCAATTTTTGCCGATTCGGACGTCCCCGAGAAGTGGCAAAATTACACGGGCATCAACGCCGAATATTTCAAGAAATGA
- the tdh gene encoding L-threonine 3-dehydrogenase yields MSSTMRALVKSSPQPGFVLAEVPVPAIGPSDVLIAVEKAGLCGTDHHIYSWDAWAQGRVKPPLVVGHEFMGTVVAIGNAVRSIRVGERVAAEGHIADLTCLLCRTGQAHICEHVEIIGVDRDGAFAQYVAIPEYNVWRLDSDIPDVCAAIFDPLGNAVHTVMAANVSVKNVVITGVGSIGLMAIPVARAAGALSITAIDVNPAKLELAQRLGADATFLSSQAGLVEEIKRRTRGDGADVLLEMSGSGAAIDLGLQLLRNGATAALLGIPANAVALDLANRVIFKGLTLLGINGRRMFETWYQTEALVKSGRVDPRPIVTHVLPYTAFDRAFELMEHGEAVKIVLDFKGDIAKHEPDV; encoded by the coding sequence ATGTCTTCGACAATGAGGGCCCTCGTTAAATCGAGCCCCCAGCCAGGCTTCGTCTTGGCTGAGGTACCGGTCCCCGCGATCGGTCCGAGCGACGTCTTGATCGCGGTGGAGAAAGCCGGCCTGTGCGGCACCGATCACCATATTTACTCTTGGGATGCCTGGGCGCAAGGCCGGGTCAAGCCGCCGCTCGTCGTCGGGCATGAGTTCATGGGAACGGTCGTGGCCATCGGCAATGCCGTACGTTCGATACGCGTCGGCGAACGGGTCGCGGCCGAAGGGCACATCGCCGACCTTACGTGTCTGCTCTGCCGAACGGGTCAGGCACACATTTGCGAGCACGTCGAGATCATCGGCGTCGATCGCGACGGCGCGTTCGCGCAGTACGTCGCGATTCCGGAGTACAACGTCTGGCGGCTCGATTCGGATATTCCCGATGTTTGCGCCGCGATCTTCGACCCGCTCGGCAATGCCGTTCATACCGTGATGGCCGCGAACGTGAGCGTGAAGAACGTGGTTATCACCGGTGTCGGATCGATCGGCTTGATGGCGATTCCGGTCGCGCGAGCCGCCGGCGCGCTTTCGATTACTGCCATCGACGTCAATCCGGCGAAACTCGAGCTCGCGCAGCGGCTCGGCGCAGACGCGACCTTTCTTTCGTCACAAGCGGGCCTCGTCGAGGAGATCAAGCGGCGCACGCGCGGTGACGGCGCCGACGTGCTGCTGGAGATGTCGGGAAGTGGTGCTGCTATCGACCTGGGGCTGCAGCTCTTGCGAAACGGGGCCACCGCCGCCCTGCTCGGAATTCCGGCCAATGCCGTCGCCCTCGATTTGGCCAATCGCGTCATTTTCAAAGGCCTGACGCTGCTCGGCATCAACGGCCGACGGATGTTCGAGACGTGGTATCAAACCGAGGCGCTCGTGAAGAGCGGCCGAGTCGACCCGCGCCCAATCGTTACCCACGTCCTTCCCTATACGGCGTTCGATCGAGCGTTCGAACTGATGGAGCACGGGGAAGCGGTGAAGATCGTTCTCGACTTTAAGGGAGACATTGCGAAGCATGAACCAGACGTTTGA
- a CDS encoding response regulator transcription factor, with translation MNLTQEAKPPRTPLGKTPEFNKKILVVDDESAILQTLRFNLERSGYAVVTAGDGRSAIAMAQREQPDLIVLDIMLPILDGVEACKEIRKFSPVPIIMLTAKDQEIDKVLALELGADDYVTKPFALHEFLARVKARLRRQTSIHSGHEEAIALGAIVLDPSRQQLTVRGRDVSLAPKEFGLLRVLMENPGRVVTRQTLLDKVWGYDFEGEQQTVSVHIRWLREKIEEDSRTPRHILTVRSRGYMFKA, from the coding sequence ATGAATCTAACGCAAGAGGCAAAACCCCCGCGTACGCCGCTGGGCAAGACGCCGGAGTTCAATAAAAAGATTCTGGTCGTGGACGACGAGTCCGCGATCCTGCAGACGTTGCGCTTCAACTTGGAGCGCAGCGGATATGCGGTCGTAACGGCCGGCGACGGCCGCAGTGCGATCGCGATGGCCCAGCGCGAGCAACCCGATTTGATCGTGCTGGACATTATGCTGCCAATTCTCGACGGGGTCGAAGCCTGCAAGGAGATCCGCAAGTTCAGCCCGGTTCCGATCATTATGCTCACGGCGAAGGATCAAGAGATTGACAAAGTCTTGGCGCTTGAACTCGGCGCCGACGACTACGTCACCAAGCCGTTCGCGCTGCACGAGTTCCTGGCCCGAGTGAAAGCGCGGCTGCGCCGGCAAACCTCAATCCATTCCGGACACGAGGAAGCCATCGCGCTTGGCGCGATCGTGCTCGATCCGTCGAGGCAACAGCTCACCGTGCGCGGCCGGGACGTTTCGCTTGCGCCCAAAGAGTTCGGCTTGCTGCGCGTGCTCATGGAGAACCCCGGGCGCGTCGTGACCCGCCAGACGCTGCTCGACAAAGTCTGGGGCTATGATTTTGAGGGCGAGCAGCAGACCGTCAGCGTCCATATTCGCTGGCTGCGTGAGAAGATCGAAGAAGACTCGCGCACGCCACGGCATATTTTGACGGTGCGCAGCCGCGGATACATGTTCAAGGCTTGA